The Oceanispirochaeta sp. M1 genomic interval ATCCGGACCGGATAAAGATAACTTTACTTTTACTCTACGCTTATCACTCATAAATCTGATGATACCCAATTCATGAAGTTTATAAAAGATCTTGAATAAATTTAGAATTAGTCGGTCATGACACTAGGTTCAATGCTTGGAAGTTTTTCCCGGCAATATATATCTGATATGGAACATGGACGTAAGAATATAAGTTTGCCTGTGGCTAAGAAATTAGCCATTTATTTTAATAGGTCTGTTAATCGATATATATGATTTGATCCCTTTTAAGTCTTTTCATCTTTATCAAAATCTGAGAAATATAATTCTTTCGTAAATTCCTGTGTTAGCTGCATTGAGTGAATAATATCATCCAG includes:
- a CDS encoding helix-turn-helix domain-containing protein, which translates into the protein MLGSFSRQYISDMEHGRKNISLPVAKKLAIYFNRSVNRYI